A region of Subtercola boreus DNA encodes the following proteins:
- a CDS encoding metal ABC transporter permease, which produces MTADSDFWSQIFNFANYGDLLVLLQNSIIAGAVLGVVGGLIGVFVMSRDMAFAVHGISELSFAGASAGLLFGVGVVEGSLIGSLVAAALIGLLGTRARDRNSIIAVLMPFGLGLGILCLALYPGRSANKFGLLTGQIVAVDNPRLGSLIAISIVVVIGLAVVWRPLMFASVDVDVASARGVPTRFLSLYFMLLLGLAVAVSVQVVGSLLVLSILVTPAAAALRLSSSPVLVPLLSSVFAVVSLVGGIMLALGGSVPISPYVTTISFLIYVVCRLIAAVRKRRGNSGRTADLLPARS; this is translated from the coding sequence ATGACGGCCGACAGCGACTTCTGGTCGCAGATCTTCAACTTCGCGAACTACGGCGACCTGCTGGTGCTGCTGCAGAACTCCATCATCGCGGGCGCTGTGCTCGGTGTCGTCGGAGGCCTGATCGGCGTCTTCGTGATGTCGCGGGACATGGCGTTCGCCGTGCACGGCATCAGTGAGCTCTCGTTCGCGGGAGCATCCGCGGGCCTGCTGTTCGGGGTCGGTGTCGTCGAAGGTTCACTGATCGGATCCCTCGTCGCCGCGGCTCTGATCGGCCTGCTCGGCACGCGCGCCAGGGACCGCAACTCGATCATCGCGGTGCTCATGCCGTTCGGCCTCGGCCTCGGTATTCTCTGCCTCGCCCTGTACCCGGGCCGCTCGGCGAACAAGTTCGGCCTGCTCACGGGCCAGATCGTCGCCGTCGACAACCCCCGGCTCGGGTCGCTGATCGCGATCTCGATCGTGGTCGTCATCGGCCTCGCCGTGGTCTGGCGGCCCCTCATGTTCGCCAGCGTCGATGTCGACGTGGCATCCGCGCGAGGCGTTCCCACGCGCTTCCTCTCGTTGTACTTCATGCTGCTCCTCGGCTTGGCAGTGGCCGTCTCCGTGCAGGTGGTCGGTTCGCTGCTGGTGTTGTCGATCCTCGTGACGCCCGCTGCCGCGGCGCTCCGGCTGTCGTCGTCACCGGTGCTGGTGCCGCTGCTCAGCTCGGTGTTCGCCGTGGTCTCGCTGGTCGGTGGCATCATGCTCGCGCTCGGCGGGTCGGTGCCGATCAGCCCCTACGTGACCACGATCTCCTTTCTGATCTACGTGGTCTGCCGCCTCATCGCTGCGGTTCGGAAGCGTCGTGGCAATAGTGGCCGCACAGCCGATCTCCTGCCGGCCCGGAGCTAA
- a CDS encoding Fur family transcriptional regulator, with protein sequence MKRNTWQREAVRSALGTQMGFVSAQDLHSNLKGTGSQIGLATVYRALGDLATEGEADSLQSPEGESLYRACSTGHHHHLICRGCGLAVEIEADDVEQWAKNVAALHGFSQAEHVVDVFGYCSACVPAVG encoded by the coding sequence ATGAAGCGGAACACCTGGCAACGGGAAGCCGTCCGCAGCGCCCTGGGCACCCAGATGGGCTTCGTCAGTGCCCAGGACCTGCACTCGAACCTCAAGGGAACCGGCTCGCAGATCGGGCTCGCGACCGTGTACCGGGCCCTCGGAGACCTCGCGACGGAGGGCGAGGCCGACTCGCTGCAGTCCCCGGAGGGCGAGAGCCTCTACCGGGCGTGCTCGACCGGCCACCACCACCATCTGATCTGCCGCGGCTGCGGTCTCGCCGTCGAGATCGAGGCCGACGACGTCGAGCAGTGGGCGAAGAACGTGGCGGCCCTGCACGGCTTCTCGCAGGCCGAGCATGTGGTGGATGTCTTCGGTTACTGTTCGGCGTGCGTGCCGGCGGTCGGCTGA
- a CDS encoding ABC transporter permease, whose protein sequence is MATPLKPEVNAYRRWYSTLHPSLQLIGLQLWLPLFFIVAFCLCYVAAFHAPHPHDVPVGIVGSAQQFESDLDRTAPGVVSVESLATVDEARAAVLSGRVAVAFEPATSTIYKASAHQYQVAALLPVIITPALQSENITPTTVDLAPLPPYDEYGTVSMYLMLAWCIGGYMVAMFIGLMGAPLRHRSRMAVIVVGGALISLITNVLAGPVVGAVDGHFGALFLIAWGWIVAVGLAVNGLSYFAGRFIAVPAMVIFVFLSMPSSGAAYPSWFMPEPFAWLNNVVVGSGITEMLKRELYGVGPGFARGFIMMAGYAVVGLVLMFVGKPYLEWRRVRRVISGRTTMFADANTANREFLTRERDEILSRHGLLTTDTGTIHTIPVDQREGLDEPTAPGMFFGTPGGLEADVEADDQPKGRPAQPTAGTHAEQ, encoded by the coding sequence GTGGCAACGCCCCTGAAGCCCGAGGTCAACGCCTACCGGCGCTGGTACTCCACGCTGCACCCGTCGCTCCAGCTGATCGGGCTGCAACTGTGGCTGCCGCTGTTCTTCATCGTCGCCTTCTGCCTCTGTTACGTCGCAGCTTTCCACGCTCCGCATCCGCACGACGTTCCCGTCGGAATCGTCGGTTCCGCCCAGCAGTTCGAGTCCGACCTCGACCGCACCGCGCCGGGCGTCGTCTCCGTCGAGAGCCTGGCGACGGTCGACGAGGCGAGGGCTGCCGTGCTCTCGGGCCGCGTCGCGGTGGCGTTCGAGCCCGCGACATCCACCATCTACAAGGCGAGCGCGCACCAGTACCAGGTCGCGGCACTGCTCCCGGTGATCATCACTCCCGCCCTGCAGTCCGAGAACATCACTCCGACGACGGTCGACCTGGCCCCCCTCCCGCCGTACGACGAGTACGGCACGGTGTCGATGTACCTGATGCTCGCCTGGTGCATCGGCGGCTACATGGTCGCCATGTTCATCGGCCTGATGGGAGCACCGCTCAGGCACCGGTCCCGGATGGCCGTGATCGTCGTCGGCGGAGCGCTGATCTCGCTCATCACCAACGTGCTCGCCGGCCCCGTGGTGGGCGCTGTCGACGGGCACTTCGGCGCACTCTTCCTCATCGCGTGGGGCTGGATCGTCGCGGTCGGCCTCGCCGTCAACGGCCTCAGTTACTTTGCCGGGCGATTCATCGCTGTGCCTGCGATGGTCATCTTCGTCTTCCTCTCGATGCCGTCGTCGGGGGCTGCGTACCCGTCCTGGTTCATGCCCGAACCGTTCGCCTGGCTGAACAACGTGGTGGTCGGCAGCGGGATCACCGAGATGCTGAAGCGGGAGCTCTACGGGGTGGGACCGGGGTTCGCCCGCGGATTCATCATGATGGCGGGCTACGCCGTCGTCGGCCTGGTGCTCATGTTCGTGGGAAAGCCCTACCTCGAGTGGCGGCGAGTGCGCCGGGTGATCTCCGGCCGCACGACCATGTTCGCCGATGCGAACACGGCGAACCGCGAGTTCCTGACCCGCGAGCGCGACGAGATCCTGTCACGCCACGGGCTGCTGACCACCGACACCGGAACGATCCACACGATCCCGGTCGACCAGCGTGAAGGTCTCGACGAGCCGACCGCCCCGGGAATGTTCTTCGGCACTCCGGGCGGGCTGGAAGCGGATGTCGAAGCCGACGACCAGCCGAAGGGGAGGCCGGCTCAGCCGACCGCCGGCACGCACGCCGAACAGTAA
- the rpmB gene encoding 50S ribosomal protein L28, which produces MAAVCQVTGAVPGFGHAISHSHRRTKRRFDPNVQKKTYYVPSLKRNVNLTLSAKGIKVIDARGIESVVKEILARGVKI; this is translated from the coding sequence ATGGCCGCAGTGTGCCAGGTGACTGGAGCCGTTCCCGGCTTCGGACACGCAATCTCGCACTCGCACCGACGCACTAAGCGTCGTTTCGACCCGAATGTGCAGAAGAAGACCTACTACGTTCCTTCGCTGAAGCGCAACGTGAACCTGACCCTCTCGGCCAAAGGCATCAAGGTCATTGATGCCCGCGGTATCGAGTCGGTCGTCAAAGAAATCCTGGCTCGTGGGGTGAAGATCTAA
- the rpmG gene encoding 50S ribosomal protein L33, with protein sequence MAKAQDVRPIIKLRSTAGTGYTYVTRKNRRNNPDRLVLKKYDPVIRKHVDFREER encoded by the coding sequence ATGGCAAAAGCACAAGACGTACGCCCGATCATCAAGCTCCGCTCGACCGCCGGCACCGGGTACACCTACGTGACCCGCAAGAACCGCCGCAACAACCCCGACCGCCTCGTGCTGAAGAAGTACGACCCGGTCATCCGCAAGCACGTCGACTTCAGAGAGGAGCGGTAA
- the rpsN gene encoding 30S ribosomal protein S14, giving the protein MAKTSKIAKNEQRKVIVARWATKRLELKKALVDINGTDESREAARVGLQKLPRDASPVRVRNRDAVDGRPRGHLSNFGISRVRFREMAHRGELPGITKSSW; this is encoded by the coding sequence ATGGCTAAGACAAGCAAGATCGCTAAGAACGAGCAGCGCAAGGTCATCGTCGCACGCTGGGCAACCAAGCGCCTCGAACTGAAGAAGGCCCTCGTCGACATCAACGGAACCGACGAGTCGCGCGAAGCGGCTCGCGTGGGCCTGCAGAAGCTTCCCCGCGATGCTTCGCCGGTGCGCGTGCGCAACCGCGACGCTGTCGACGGTCGCCCCCGTGGCCACCTCTCGAACTTCGGGATCTCCCGCGTCCGCTTCCGTGAAATGGCTCACCGGGGCGAATTGCCGGGCATCACGAAGTCAAGCTGGTAG
- a CDS encoding HU family DNA-binding protein produces the protein MADKSLNKTELVAAVAASSGQTQTAVNEVLDSLFATLADSVSNGVKVTIPGWIAVERTSRAARTGRNPQTGEAIEIAAGNSVKISAGSKLKAAVK, from the coding sequence ATGGCTGACAAGTCACTGAACAAGACCGAGCTCGTCGCTGCAGTCGCCGCATCGTCAGGCCAGACGCAGACCGCCGTCAACGAGGTGCTCGACTCCCTGTTCGCAACCCTCGCCGACTCGGTGTCGAACGGCGTCAAGGTCACGATCCCGGGCTGGATCGCCGTCGAGCGCACCTCGCGTGCCGCTCGTACCGGTCGCAACCCGCAGACGGGTGAGGCCATCGAGATCGCCGCAGGCAACTCGGTCAAGATCAGCGCCGGCAGCAAGCTGAAGGCAGCCGTCAAGTAG
- a CDS encoding cytochrome c oxidase assembly protein, translated as MIRVAGPAALVGVAFVALIVGLEYGGGATALLLSDPGPLVRFGLPIATMLVNLSSALTIGALVLALFALRSDRPEFNRALDVAAAGAALLTVTAAATGFLSFLNVTSSSASLDSKFGEILGQFLVSVPLGQAWLVTTLLAAAVTVLCFAVRNLTALVFVAVLAVVTLLPMAQQGHAAGADGHDAAVTALFIHILFAAVWLGGLVVLALLSKQLDNARLVDVVTRYSSVALVCFIAVAASGYVSAELRVGSLDRLLTPYGVLVLIKVAALIVLGLIGAMYRRMLIRRLADGAGRRTFWKVVAAELVFMGVASGVAVALARTATPVPETVPPEATPAQILTGSPLPVELTYGNFLSAWNFDLLWILICGFGIFFYIAGVVRLKRRGDSWPLHRTILWVLGMLMLLFVTNGFMNVYEKYLFSIHMLGHMILAMMIPILLVSAGPVTLALRAIHKRTDGTRGGREWILLAVHSKIGTFLANPIVAAALFATSLLTFYYTPLFRWATTDHLGHEWMIVHFLIVGYLFAQALIGVDPVPYKLPYPFRLLLLLATMAFHAFFGLTLMTGSGLLLADWYGSMGRPWGLSAIADQQAGGGIAWSIGEIPTLILAIVVAIQWGRSDTKETKRLDRNADRTNDAELTEYNRMLERLGTRR; from the coding sequence ATGATCCGTGTCGCCGGCCCGGCCGCCCTGGTCGGGGTGGCCTTCGTCGCGCTCATCGTCGGTCTCGAGTACGGGGGAGGCGCGACCGCCCTCCTGCTCTCCGACCCGGGCCCCCTGGTGCGCTTCGGCCTGCCGATCGCCACCATGCTCGTCAACCTGAGCTCGGCCCTCACCATCGGCGCGCTCGTTTTGGCGCTCTTCGCCCTGCGCTCCGACAGGCCCGAGTTCAACCGGGCCCTCGACGTTGCGGCGGCAGGTGCGGCCCTGCTGACCGTGACGGCCGCCGCCACCGGCTTCCTGAGCTTCCTCAACGTGACGTCGTCGTCGGCGAGCCTCGACTCGAAGTTCGGGGAGATCCTCGGGCAGTTCCTGGTGTCGGTGCCTCTCGGCCAGGCCTGGCTCGTGACCACCTTGCTCGCTGCGGCTGTCACGGTGCTCTGCTTCGCTGTGCGGAACCTGACCGCCCTGGTGTTCGTGGCGGTTCTTGCGGTCGTCACGCTGCTGCCGATGGCGCAGCAGGGCCATGCCGCGGGAGCCGACGGGCATGACGCGGCGGTGACCGCCCTGTTCATCCACATCCTCTTCGCGGCGGTCTGGCTGGGCGGCCTGGTGGTGCTCGCCCTGCTCTCGAAGCAGCTCGACAACGCCCGTCTCGTCGACGTCGTCACCCGGTACTCCAGCGTGGCTCTGGTCTGCTTCATCGCGGTCGCCGCCTCCGGCTATGTGAGCGCCGAGCTTCGGGTCGGTTCACTCGACAGGCTGCTAACCCCCTACGGCGTGCTGGTGCTCATCAAAGTGGCGGCGCTGATCGTACTCGGCCTCATCGGTGCGATGTATCGCCGGATGCTCATCCGACGCCTCGCCGACGGCGCGGGCCGGCGCACCTTCTGGAAGGTGGTTGCGGCGGAGCTGGTGTTCATGGGTGTCGCTTCGGGGGTGGCCGTTGCCCTGGCGCGCACTGCGACGCCCGTTCCGGAGACCGTTCCCCCCGAGGCCACCCCCGCCCAGATCCTGACGGGTTCCCCGTTGCCGGTCGAGCTGACCTACGGCAACTTCCTCTCCGCGTGGAACTTCGACCTGCTCTGGATCCTGATCTGCGGGTTCGGCATCTTCTTCTACATCGCCGGCGTCGTCCGTCTGAAACGGCGGGGAGACTCGTGGCCGCTGCACCGCACCATCCTCTGGGTGCTCGGCATGCTGATGCTGCTCTTCGTCACCAACGGGTTCATGAACGTCTACGAGAAGTACCTCTTCAGCATCCACATGCTGGGGCACATGATCCTCGCCATGATGATCCCGATCCTGCTGGTGTCGGCGGGCCCTGTGACGCTCGCGCTCCGCGCCATTCACAAGCGCACGGATGGTACGCGGGGCGGCCGCGAGTGGATCCTGCTCGCGGTGCACTCGAAGATCGGCACGTTCCTGGCCAACCCCATCGTGGCCGCGGCCCTCTTCGCCACCAGCCTCCTCACCTTCTACTACACCCCGCTCTTCCGCTGGGCGACGACCGATCACCTCGGGCACGAGTGGATGATCGTGCATTTCCTGATCGTCGGCTACCTCTTCGCCCAGGCGCTCATCGGCGTGGACCCGGTGCCGTACAAGCTGCCGTACCCGTTCCGGCTGCTGCTGCTCCTCGCCACAATGGCGTTCCACGCCTTCTTCGGCCTCACGCTGATGACGGGCTCGGGACTGCTCCTGGCCGACTGGTACGGCTCGATGGGTCGGCCGTGGGGGCTGAGCGCCATCGCCGACCAACAGGCCGGAGGCGGCATCGCGTGGAGCATCGGCGAGATCCCGACACTGATTCTCGCCATCGTGGTCGCGATCCAGTGGGGGCGGAGCGACACGAAGGAGACGAAGCGGCTCGACCGGAACGCTGACCGCACGAACGACGCCGAGCTGACCGAGTACAACCGCATGTTGGAGCGATTGGGTACGAGACGGTGA